In the genome of Tripterygium wilfordii isolate XIE 37 chromosome 19, ASM1340144v1, whole genome shotgun sequence, one region contains:
- the LOC119985893 gene encoding protein ROOT INITIATION DEFECTIVE 3-like has protein sequence MSVYPCANGERVMGEGKEALVVCSDRSMGIGITVWDLETGERILHIPTCASPAHGLVCLRNQFLVASQINRHGSVGGGSVFTWSLNKPHPPLQSYPMEAIGPLSCTRDGMYLVGGASSGNAYIWEVTSGRLLKTWHAHSKALKCIVFSGDGSFLISGSGDGRICAWSIIGLLDMEDSGNFPSLLHYSSEHQSSITDLLTISGSTKSVFISSSLDRTCKAWDLVSGRLIQSLSYPQAITSILLHPVEQLLFTGSVDGRIFVNSLNIGLVEDDFVVADEQAAVLKGHNGSITAMTFCGVGLLSASEDCTVCLWDITSWVIIRRFNHPKGAVTNLIVIPQHSLVSASSRKRNSNQFRVSLLDKCPQSASPCQELVTFLPSCSSLEDDQIPNFFQRANTLDRQIFDLEHEQTPAAMQMKVETTMDNRMWATRMTKHVMEMNKHLQSRLLDMMQCRLYWPTEMDSSAINSSKKKKKLQVESPPLIGEELAKPPC, from the exons ATGTCAGTGTATCCCTGTGCGAATGGGGAGAGAGTGATGGGTGAGGGAAAAGAGGCTTTGGTGGTTTGCAGTGACAGGAGTATGGGAATTGGAATAACAGTATGGGATTTGGAAACCGGGGAACGGATACTCCACATACCAACATGTGCATCTCCTGCTCATGGGCTTGTGTGCTTGAGAAATCAGTTTCTTGTGGCTTCGCAGATAAACAGGCATGGCTCAGTCGGTGGTGGGTCAGTCTTCACTTGGTCCCTAAACAAG CCTCACCCACCACTTCAAAGCTACCCAATGGAAGCCATTGGGCCACTTTCTTGCACAAGGGATGGCATGTATCTTGTAGGCGGGGCTTCTTCTGGAAACGCTTATATCTGGGAG GTCACTAGTGGAAGATTGCTCAAAACATGGCATGCCCATAGTAAAGCATTGAAGTGCATAGTTTTTTCTGGTGACGGCTCTTTTCTTATATCTGGTTCTGGTGATGGAAGGATATGCGCATGGTCGATTATTGG TTTGCTAGACATGGAAGATTCTGGAAACTTTCCTTCTTTGTTACATTACTCATCGGAGCATCAGTCCTCCATCACTGATCTGCTGACTATATCAGGCAGCACAAAATCAGTTTTCATATCAAGCTCCCTTGATAGAACTTGCAAG GCTTGGGACCTGGTCTCAGGTAGGCTTATACAATCTCTTTCTTATCCACAAGCCATAACTTCAATTCTCCTTCATCCCGTGGAACAGTTGTTATTCACTGGAAGTGTCGATGGAAGAATATTCGTAAACTCTCTCAATATTGGACTAGTGGAGGATGATTTTGTTGTTGCAGATGAACAAGCAGCTGTGCTGAAAGGACACAA CGGATCTATAACCGCGATGACCTTCTGTGGAGTGGGTCTTTTATCTGCATCTGAAGATTGCACTGTTTGCCTCTGGGATATCACTAGTTGGGTGATCATTCGAAGATTCAACCATCCAAAAG GGGCAGTGACTAATCTCATAGTAATTCCACAGCATTCACTGGTTTCTGCATCAAGCCGTAAAAGAAATTCCAATCAGTTCCGTGTTTCTTTACTAGACAAGTGCCCTCAGTCGGCCAGCCCATGCCAGGAATTAGTCACTTTCCTTCCATCATGTTCTTCCCTTGAAGACGATCAAATTCCCAATTTTTTCCAGAGAGCCAATACATTAGATCGacaaatatttgatttggaG CACGAACAGACACCTGCAGCGATGCAAATGAAAGTGGAAACGACCATGGACAATCGAATGTGGGCTACAAGGATGACAAAGCATGTGATGGAGATGAACAAGCATCTTCAATCTCGTTTGCTAGATATGATGCAGTGCCGACTATATTGGCCTACTGAAATGGACTCATCCGCAATAAACAGtagtaagaagaagaagaagctccaGGTCGAAAGTCCCCCACTGATCGGGGAGGAGCTGGCAAAACCACCTTGTTAG
- the LOC119984994 gene encoding uncharacterized protein LOC119984994 translates to MALLNESDKEDDIIIGAAATKDVNVDTGDAERGDVEMDGSDVELDAAADAELDTGGESDGLCSDYFNSSDPGSYRDSTDEDIELRDDAVRKKSIFSRFKLSSKHTNINVNPICFIF, encoded by the coding sequence ATGGCTTTACTAAATGAAAGTGACAAAGAAGATGATATTATCATAGGAGCTGCTGCTACTAAGGATGTTAATGTAGATACAGGGGATGCTGAAAGAGGTGATGTTGAAATGGATGGCAGTGATGTTGAATTGGATGCTGCTGCCGATGCTGAACTGGATACTGGTGGTGAGTCAGATGGTCTATGCAGTGATTATTTCAATTCATCTGATCCTGGTAGCTATAGAGATAGCACTGATGAAGACATTGAATTAAGAGATGATGCAGTCCGGAAGAAGAGCATATTCTCAAGATTCAAACTGAgttcaaaacatacaaatatcaatgtgaatcCAATTTGTTTCATCTTTTGA